The region GAAACAGCGTCTTTGCCTGCACCGTAAAGGATAGCAGGAACTTTATCAGCGCGACGTAGGCGGCGGCTCGCACCAGTACCCAGAGTTTCGCGTACTTCAGCGTTTAATACGTATTGTGACATGAGTGTCTCCAATTATTTTAGTTAATACTTCGAAGGGCTCGCGACCAAGCACTTCGGTAAATCACTGCACTCGCCGTGGTTGTATCCAAAGCAAGCCCAGTAAAAAGGCGCGCTAATATACCACTAACCAGCAGCCTTGCAAACCTTTGGATATAAAAAAAGCACCCTAAGGTGCTTTTTCTTTGCCAGTGAACACGGATTAGTGTTCAAACATCGCAGAGATAGACTCTTCGTTGCTGATGCGGCGGATGGTTTCAGCCAGCATATCAGCCAGCGTCAGTACTTTGATCTTATCAACAGACTTCAGCTCGTCCGACAGCGTAATTGAGTCAGTGACAATCACTTCGTCAATCACTGAATTGCGCAGGTTCTCTGCGGCATTGCCAGACAGAACCGGGTGCGTAGCATAAGCAAACACGCGCTTAGCACCGTGCTCTTTCAGTGCAGCAGCGGCTTTACACAGCGTACCACCTGTATCAATCATATCGTCGACGATGATACAGTCGCGGCCTTCCACATCACCAATGATGTGCATGACCTGAGAAACGTTAGCCTGTGGGCGACGTTTGTCGATGATAGCCAGGTCTTTGTCATCTAGGAGTTTGGCGATTGCACGTGCACGTACTACACCCCCAATATCTGGCGACACGACCACAACATCGTCAAAGTCGCGCTCTTTCATGTCTTCAAGCAGCACCGGGCTACCAAACACATTGTCTACAGGTACATCGAAGAAGCCCTGGATCTGCTCAGCGTGCAGGTCTACGGTCAGAACGCGGTCAACACCAACGCTTGATAAGAAGTCCGCAACAACTTTTGCAGTGATTGGCACACGCGCAGAACGTACACGACGATCCTGACGGGCATAGCCGAAGTATGGAATAACGGCGGTAATACGACCTGCAGAAGCACGACGTAAAGCATCCACCATCACAATGAGTTCCATCAGGTTGTCATTGGTTGGTGCACAAGTGGATTGGACGATGAATACATCGGAACCACGAACATTTTCATTGATTTGAACGCTGATCTCGCCGTCGCTAAAACGGCCTACAACGGCATCACCTAATTCGATAAACAAACGTTTTGCAACTTTTTGAGCTAGCTCAGGTGTTGCGTTACCAGCGAAGAGCTTCATGTCGGGCACGGTAGGGTTCCTCAGGCACTGTAATATATATTTTGCAATGACGGCGTCTGTGACAGTGTCAAAACAGGCTAACTTAAACTATTTTACTTCATCTTCACGCCATGCAGCCAGTTGCCGGTGGGCAATTGACTCGCTTGCGCTTTGTGTAACAAAGCCTGTCCAGTGAGACGGGAGTTGTTCGAGTACACGCTGTGCCGCCTGTGCTGAATCAAATTCTGCAAAGCAGCATCCTCCGGTTCCCGTCATTCTGGACGGCGCATATTTTAGCAACCAGCTCAGGGTTTTTTCAACCTCGGGGTAGAGCTTTTTGACTAATGCCTGACAGTCGTTGTGTGTCTGCTCGATGGTCCAGCCCTCAGATAATTTCGGGGTATTTCGCGGCAGCTCTGGGTGTGTGAACACTTCAACAGTGCCAACATGGACATTGGGAAAGACCACCAGATAGTGTTTTGTTGCCAGAGTATAGGGGCTCAGCTCCTCCCCAACCCCTTGCGCCAACGACGTTTTTCCGCGTACAAAGACAGGCACATCCGCACCGAGAGATAATCCGATATCCGCAAGCTGGTCGATTGACAATTCACATTGCCATAATGTGTTTAATGCAAGCAACGTGGTTGCAGCATCGGATGAGCCACCCCCTACGCCGCCACCCATAGGAAGCTTTTTAACTAGCTGAACATGGACACCAAGTGGTGATTGTTTATAGGGCCGGAGCGCTTCTGCAGCACGGTAAATCAAATTGTCTTGCAACGGAATGCCGGCGACATCGCCCTCGATCTCCAGCACATCTTGCTCGATAAGCGAAAAAGTCAGCTCATCGCCGTATTCCAGCATAGTAAACAGGGTTTCGAGTTCATGGTAGCCATCAGCACGACGTCCATTGATGTGCAAAAACAGGTTCAGTTTGGCCGGGGCCGTTAATGTCAGTGTCTTCATAAGGTCTCAAAATGCCAGTTGCTGATACGGATCTTAATGGTGATGTCTTTGTGCGTCAGCGTTAGCCGGGTTGGCAGTGTCAGTCCGTTAACGCGTTGATAGGTTTGGTAAGCAACCTGCCAGCGCAGACCTTGTTCGTCTTGCCAGGTGGCCTGAGTTAATTGTTGTTTATCATTATACTGATTGCCAGGGGCGTCTATGTTACCCGTTAACCATTGCGGGGCTTGTGACACAGGGAGTTGCCAGCCGCTCAGACGGTACACTAAATCGCTGCTGTCTGCACTGGTGTAAGTGTTATCTTCGAGCGTCAGCTCACTGTGCTGGTCAAACTCTTCTAATTTTAATACCTGAGTACCAATAAAGGTATTCAACGTCAGGGTTTGTTTTTGTGCCCGGTATTGCCAATTAAAGTTTGCAGACTGGCGCTCCTCGGGAGAGATAAAGGCCAGCTTACCGGTTGCTCGCCAATTGTTATAACTTTCGGGACGATTCTGCTGTAAATGCTCGTCAGGCGCGGTAATTCGCTGTGCACACCCGCCCAGAAACAATAAAAACATGAGCAAAATCAAATGAAACTGTTTCAAACTAAGTTCCTTACTTTCCATATTCGATTGATTTTTGGTAAAATTAGCGGCTTTAAAGCAGGGCTTGAGCAACACTGGCAGTTATGACCATCATCGCACTTGGGATCAATCACAAAACCGCGTCCGTCGAATTGAGGGAAAAAGTCGCCTTTTCTCCGCAACAGCTATCGGATGCGCTACAGCAACTATCACAGTTGCCGCAGTTTAATGAGTCTGTGATTGTTTCTACCTGCAATCGGACCGAAATCTATTGTAGCCTTGGCGACTCGAATTCCCAAGCGCTTCTGGGCTGGCTGGCGGATTTTCACCAGATAGAAGAGCAAGAGCTGGCCGAAAACGTCTATGTGCACCACAATCAGGATGCCGTCAATCACCTGATGCGAGTGGCCTGTGGTTTAGATTCTTTGGTGTTGGGTGAACCTCAGATACTGGGTCAGATTAAGCAAGCGTATAACAGTGCGAAAGCGCATAACGGCATTCAACCGGTGTTTGAGCGCTTGTTTCAGAAAACGTTTTCTGTGGCTAAGCAAGTGCGTACCGAGACTGAAATTGGTGCAAGCGCCGTCTCTGTGGCCTATGCAGCGGTAAACCTGGCCAAGCATATTTATGGGCAGCTGGAAAAAACCAACGTATTACTGATTGGTGCCGGTGAAACCATTGAGCTGGTTGCCAAACACCTGTCGCAACACAACCCCAAAGCAATTACCGTTGCCAACCGCACCATTGAGCGGGCTCAATCTCTGGCGGATGAAATTAACGCGCATGTCATTTCTTTAGCTCAGTTACCAGAGCAATTACACCAGGCGGATATCGTGATTAGTTCAACAGCCAGTACCTTGCCAATCATAGGTAAAGGGGTCGTTGAGCAGGCTCTTAAAAAACGCAAACATAAGCCGATGCTGTTTGTCGATATTGCTGTGCCACGCGATATCGAAAGCCAGGTAAATGACTTAGACGCTGCCTACCTTTATACGGTAGACGACCTGCAGGCAATCGTGAATGAAAACATGGCTTCGCGCGAACAAGCAGCACGTGAAGCACAGCACATCATTGATGACAAAACCCATGAGTTTGCACAGTGGCAGCGTTCACTGACATCGGTGGATGTGATCCGGGAATATCGAGAATCTGCCCAGACGATTAAATTAGAGCTCGTGGAAAAGGCGTTAAATCAGCTACAATCGGGTAAGAATTCAGAAAAGGTCTTGTTAGAACTGGCAAATAAACTCACTAATCGACTTACTCACGCACCGACCCGAGCGATTCAGTCGGCAGCTAAAGAGGGCGACGTTGAGCGTATTGCAGTATTAAAACAAGCATTAGGTATTGAGCAGGAATAAGAGTTAAATGAAAGAGTCCGTTTATCGTAAATTGGAAACTTTGGTAGAGCGCCACGAAGAAGTGGAAGCCATGCTGGGGGATCCGGAAGTCATTGGCGATCAGAACCGTTTTCGCGCATTGTCAAAAGAGTACTCAGAGCTTGAGGATGTGGTGAAGGCGTTTACTGCTTATCAGCAGGCGCAGGAAAACGTAGCAGCAGCCGAAGAAATGCTGAAGGATTCTGATCCGGATATGCGTGAAATGGCTCAGGAAGAATATAAAGAAGCAAAAGAACAAATTTCAGAACTGGAAGAGCAGCTCCAGATCCTGATGCTGCCAAAAGATCCTAAAGACGACAACAACGTATTTTTGGAAGTCCGTGCCGGTACGGGTGGTGACGAAGCGGCTATCTTTGCAGGTGACTTGTTCCGTATGTACAGCCGCTATGCCGAAACTCAGAAGTGGCAGGTTGAGGTTGTTAGTGCCAATGAAGGCGAACATGGTGGTTACAAAGAGATCATTGCTAACATCAAAGGCGATGGTGTATATGGTAAGCTGAAGTTTGAGTCAGGCGCACACCGTGTACAACGTGTACCAGAGACTGAGTCTCAGGGCCGTGTCCATACTTCAGCGTGTACAGTGGCTGTGATGGCGGAGATCCCGGAAGCGGAAGCCATTGAAATTAACCCAGCAGATCTGAAAGTCGACACCTTCCGTGCCTCGGGCGCCGGTGGTCAGCACGTTAACAAAACTGACTCTGCTATCCGTATTACCCATATTCCAACCGGCGTTGTGGTTGAATGTCAGGATGAACGTTCACAGCATAAAAACCGTGCTAAGGCTTTGTCAGTATTGGGTGCGCGCCTGCAGCAGGCGGAAGACGAAAAACGTCAGGCTGCCGAGGCAAGTGAGCGTCGTAACCTGGTCGGTAGCGGTGACCGCTCTGAGCGGATACGGACTTACAACTATCCGCAGGGTCGTATTACGGATCACCGTATTAACCTCACGCTTTATCGTCTGAATGAAGTTGTAGCAGGTGATCTGGGCGCTGTTATCGACCCGTTAGTGTTGGAGTATCAGGCTGATCTGTTAGCTGCCATGGGCGACGATTAATGACGCAACATTTAACCCTTGCTCAGGCGATTGCCTGGGCGAGCGGGCAACTTCAGAGCAGCTCAGAGTCGGCGAAACTCGATGCCGAAGTGCTGCTTTTGCATATCCTTCAAAAAAACCGTAGTTATTTATTTGCCTGGCCCGAAGCAGAATTAAACGCCGATCAACAGCAGCGTTTTGCAACCCTGATCGCGCGTCGAGAAGCCGGAGAGCCGGTCGCTCATCTAACGGGAGAGCGGGAGTTCTGGAGCCTGCCTTTATACGTCAATAACAGTACTCTGATCCCACGCCCGGACACCGAAACCCTGGTTGAACAGGCGCTGGCATTGGCTTTGCCGACACAGGCCAGAGTACTTGATCTGGGCACCGGGACGGGCGCCATTGTGCTGGCGTTGGCATCGGAGCAACCTGGTTGGCAACTAATCGGTGTTGACTTCTCAAGCGATGCTGTGGCGCTGGCAGAGAAAAACCGCCAGCGTCTGGGTTTTGAGCATGTGCAAATCCGCCAGAGTGACTGGTTTTCAGCGTTGACAGATCAGTGTTTTGATCTGATTGTTAGCAACCCGCCTTATATTTGTGAAACAGATAAACACCTGAGTCAGGGGATGTGCGTTTTGAGCCTTTATCCGCTTTGGTGGCACCGGATCAAGGTTATGCCGATATTCGTCATATTATTGAGCAAGCGCAGGCGCATCTTACGTCTGATGGGTATCTGATGTTTGAGCATGGCTATCAACAAGCTGCTGGTGTTCAGCAGATTTTTGCACAAATGAACTATCGCAATATACTTACAATAAAAGATATGGCAGGCTGTGATAGGGTAACGATGGCGCAAAAGCCGCAATAATCGTTATTTCTTGAGCAAAGCTACAATAAAAGTAGCGATGCCGTATAAGCGAGCAACAAGCCGGTTATCCTCAACCGGTTTCATGTCCGTCAGCACGCGCAATACTGGCGAGATACGAGTACAAAAGAGTGTTAAGGACTCTCCAATGGATGATTTTTTGTTTTCAGACGATCCGGGTGAAGTAGAAGTACAGGAAAAAAGTGGCACCTGGAAGGTGATCATTGTTGATGATGAACCCGAGGTGCATGCGGTAACCAAACTCGCGCTAAGTGACTTTGAGTTTCAGAAAAAGCGCCTTGAATTTCTCAGTGCCTATTCTGGCGAGGAAGCAAAAAAGGTGGTTATGGACCACCCTGATGCAGCGATTGTGCTACTTGATGTTGTGATGGAAACGGATGACGCAGGGTTGAGAGTTGCGCAATATATTCGCGAGACGGCTAAAAATAACAACATTCGCATTATATTGCGTACCGGACAGCCAGGTCAGGCCCCGGAGCGTCAGGTCATCGTCAATTACGATATTAATGACTATAAATCCAAAACTGAGTTGACGGCACAAAAGCTGTTTACTGTAGTGATGTCGAGCTTGCGTTCCTACCGTGACATTCTGTCTATTGATCAGTCTCGTCAGGGGCTGGAAAAAATCATCACTGCATCACGAAATATTTTTGCTTCGCATTCCATCGACCAGTTTATCGAAGGGGTGATCCAGCAGCTGACTTCTTTGTTAGGGACTGTTGATGAAGCCATTTATGCAACGTCTTTGGTTGCCAGCAATGACCCCTCCAATAGCAGTGACAAACTGGTGGTGTTTACAGGTCGTGGCGAGTTTGCCAGAAGTGAAGGTAAGCCGATTGAAGACGTGCTGGACCCAGAACAAATGGATGCCTGTCGTCAGGCATTGCAAGACCGTGGCATAGTTTATAAGGACAATTATCTGTTTGCGTATTGTTCGAGTGAATATAACCATGCGTCTATGCTGTTTGTCTCAGGTATCCCTGAATTTTTGACCGACACGCAAAAGCACTTGATCAAAATATTCTCGCAAAACGTACAACTGGCCTATGAAAATGTTCAGCTTCAGGCAGAGATAGAAGACACTCAGCAGGAGTTGGTATATCGATTAAGCGAAGCGCTTGAGCAGCGCTCTACGGAATCGGGCAATCATGTTAAGCGCGTTGCAAACATCTGTTATGTGCTGGCCAAGCACTACGGTCTCAGCTATCGCGAAGCCGAGCTGGTACGTCTTGCCTCACCCTTACACGACGTTGGTAATGTAGGCATTCCCGACGCGATTTTGAACAAGCCACATAAGTTGGAGCCCGAAGAATGGGATGTAATGAAGTCTCATACTCAAAAGGGTTACCAGATTCTGCGCGACTCACGCCGTGAGATAGTTAATGCCGGCGCTATGATCGCTCGCGATCACCATGAACGGTGGGACGGTAGCGGATATCCGAGTGGTAAAAAAGGTGAAGAGATCCATATCTTCGGACGTATTGCGGCGATTGCAGATGTCTACGACTCCATGCGTCACGAGCGTTGCTATCGCCCGGCGTACAGCCTGGACGAAGTGGTGGCCGAAATAAACAGTCAAAAGGGTAAGCACTTTGACCCTAAGCTGGTTGATGTGTTCAATACTGTAATTGACGAGCTGGAACAGATCCTGGCTCGGTTAGAAGATTGATTTTATAGCTGATTTAAATAAGGGGCAATTTTGGACTACATGGCACTTAAACACACGCATGTGATGTTTGCAGTTTTAAGTATTATTTTGTTTTATACCCGCGCCGTTTCGCGTTTGGCCAGTGGCAAGCTGGCTGCCAATAAAGGGGTGTTTATCGCCAGTCATAGTGTCGATACTTTACTGTTGATCAGCGCTGTTTCACTGGCTGTGATGGCCAGTCTGAACCCTGCGCAGCAACCCTGGTTGATGGAAAAAATCGTTTTGGTGATTGCGTATATTGTGTTGGGCTTTGTGGTTGCAAAGTCAACAACAAAAGCAAAGCAAGTAGGAGCTCTGGTACTTGCGACTCTGACCCTGCTGGCCGTTGGCTACCTTGCCAGCGCTAAAAACGCGCTCATATTGTAATATTTGCGCCGGGCAGCCCGCTGTCCGGCCACCCGCCCAAAGCTCTGTCTATTTTCCTCAAAATAAAAATCCCCTTGGGAATGTGATGAAAAATGTTACACTAGCCCATTATAATTTTAGACAGTAGAAAACAGTTCGTTATTTATGACTGATATCTGGTTCGATGAACACGACGCAAGTTCGGAGCATTTCTCTACCCCGGCCTTGTTACGTTGTATCTGGGCTGAGCCACACTGGGATGCTCAGGCCGATACCTCCCACACGCTATGTTTACTGGCAGAGCTTGAGCAGGCCGTTGACGACATTTGCCATAAAAATGCCGACAAACACACGTGCGTGGATGCGCTGCTCGATACGTTTTATACCCAATGGTTATTTAGTGGCACGGACCAAAAAGTGCCAGAACATTTACTAAACAATGTTTGTTACGCTTTAAAGATGCACAGTGGCACCAGCATGGCGTTGGCGCTTATTCTGGTACATTTGCTGGAGCGAGCTAACCTTACAGCAAGCCTGGCGATTAATCAGGGCGATGTGCAGGTACACATTGCTCTGAGCGACGAAGAAGGCTATATAATAGACCCCAGCTCAGGCCACCAAGCCTGGTATGTGATCCCTGAAAATGGTGATGACAAAGAGCAGGAGCCTCTGGAGCTGGTGTTTGGAGAGGAAGCCTTCAAGCTTTATCTTGCTCAGCAAAAATGGTCGTTTATTGCAGCTGAGAAATTTGGTCATGCACTGAGCTGTGTCGAGATGTTGATGGAATTACTGGGTGATGACCCTTATGAGCGTCGTGATAGGGGCTATCTGCTTAATCAACTCAATTGTCCAAAAATGGCAAAAGATGATCTGCAATTTTTTGTTGATGAATGCCCAGACGACCCAACCATTGAACTCATTCAAAATCAAATCGCTGAGCTGGCCGACCATAATAATATCCTCCATTAGGTGAGGTCAGTGCGCACTGCACAGGAGGGAGTTATGCCTGTCATCGGTGCTAACTTCCTGAGCGGTTTTTGTATAATCAAGGAAACAGAGAGATCCTATGCAAGAGAGTAGTGTACTCATTACCAATAATGCCGTTGTGCTTGGCCTGTTAGCAATTATCCTGGGGTTTGTGTTTTATACCTCTAATCTGAAAACGGGATTCTGGGCCAAGTTTTATCGCTATGTGCCCGCCCTGTTGATGTGCTATTTCCTGCCATCTTTGCTAAACACCTTTGGGATTGTCGATGGCAGCGGTAACGATGTTTATACGGTTGCTAAGTACTTTTTATTGCCAGCTTGTCTGGTGTTGCTGACGTTGAGCATCGATCTTAAGTCCATCATGGGGCTGGGTAAACGCGCCATCATTATGTTTCTGACTGGTACGGTCGGCGTGGTGCTTGGCGGGCCGATAGCGCTACTGATCACGGCCACTTTTATGCCTGAACTACTCGGTGTCGCCGGGCCTGAAGCGGTATGGCGCGGTATGGCTGCACTGGCCGGTAGCTGGATTGGCGGCGGTGCCAATATGGTGGCGATGAAAGAAATCTATGGTGCCGGCGGAGAGATCTTTACCATTATGGTCACAGTCGACATAGTGGTCGCCAACTTGTGGATGGCTGGTTTGCTATTTTTGGCCGCCAGGCATAAAGACATTGATGCGCGAACCGGCGCAGATACGGCCTCGATTGAGCGCCTGATTGACAAAGTGCAGGCCTTTGAAGCGGAGCATGCAAGACGGCCTGAATTAAAAGACTTAATGCTACTGGTCGCCTTTGCTTTTGGCGCAACCGGGTTGGCGCATTTCGCCGCCGATTTGCTGGTGCCTTACTTCGCCAGTAATTTCCCAGAGCTGAAGAAGTTTTCCCTGCATTCTAAACTGTTTTGGATCATCGTTCTGGTCACCACCATTGGCCTCGCTCTGTCATTTACAAAAGCGCGCAACTTTGAGGCTGTGGGCGCCTCCAAAGTGGGCAGTAGTTTCTTATATATCCTGGTAGCAACCATAGGCTTGCACATGGACATCACCAAAATTGTTGAAGCCCTAAATACGTGGTAATTGGCCTGATCTGGATGGCGGTGCATGTGGGGTTATTATTTTTGGTGGCTAAACTCATTAAAGCGCCGGTGTTTTACGTGGCGGTTGGCAGTAAAGCCAACATAGGTGGTGCGGCATCAGCGCCTGTGGTTGCGTCGGCATTCCACCCGGCGCTGGCACCTGTAGGTGTGCTGTTAGCCGTATTGGGCTATGCGTTGGGCACCTACGCAGCCTGGTTGTGCGGACAAATTTTACGTGTAATTGGCAGTTAGTGCCGCCAGTTAGCGACTATTTTTAGGAAAGACAATGAATACACAGATTATCAAAGTAGCAGACATCGAGGTTGCAAACGACAAACCTTTCGTGCTGTTTGGTGGCATGAATGTGCTTGAATCACGTGACCTGGCAATGCGCATTGCCGAGCACTATGTTGAAGTGACCAGCAAACTGGGCATCCCCTATGTGTTTAAGGCATCGTTCGATAAAGCCAACCGCTCTTCTATCAACTCATACCGCGGTCCGGGTATGGAAGAGGGGCTTAAAATCTTTGAAGAAATCAAAAATACCTTTAACGTGCCGCTGATCACTGACGTTCATGAGCCTCATCAGGCGGCACCGGTTGCCGAAGTGGTTGATGTGATCCAGTTGCCAGCCTTTTTGGCGCGTCAAACTGATTTGGTTGTGGCTATGGCTAAGACCGGCAATGTCATCAATGTAAAAAAACCTCAGTTCTTGGCGCCGCATGAGATGCGTCACATCATCAAAAAGATGAGCGAGGCGGGCAACGAACAAGTGATCTTGTGTGAACGCGGCACCAGCTTTGGTTATAACAACCTGGTAGTCGATATGCTGGGCATGGATGACATGAAGCATATGGCGCCGGTGATCTTCGATGCCACACACGCTCTGCAGCGCCCGGGCGGTCGCAGTGATTCGGCCGATGGTCGTCGTGCACAGGCGGCTGAGCTGGCACGCAGCGGTATGGCGTTGGGTCTGGCAGGCTTATTTATTGAAGCACACCCCAATCCAAACGAAGCCAAATGTGATGGTCCGTGTGCACTGCCGCTGGCGAAGCTGGAAGGGTATTTGCAGCAGATGAAAGCCGTGGACGATCTGGTAAAGAGTTTTGCTCCGCTGGATACCAGCGCTGCTGATCTCTAAGCATAGACTTGTTGGCGGAGGATACTCCGCCATTTTTATAAGCCTGGTTTGGAATTCCCGCCATGTCACGACGATTACCTCCATTAAACGCACTGAAAGCTTTTGAGGCCGCAGCCCGGCACCTGAGTTTTACCAAAGCTGCCGAAGAACTGTTTGTGACCCAGGCAGCCATCAGCCACCAGATCAAGATTCTGGAAGAGCACCTCGGGGTTAAACTTTTCTTACGTAAAAACAGGTCTCTGCTGTTGACCGAAGAAGGGCAGGGCTATTTCCTGGATATCAAAGAGCTGTTTTCTCAGTTGATCGATGCCACAGAAAAACTGTTGGCACGGGGTGCAAAAGGATCTCTTACAGTGAGTCTGACGCCCAGTTTTGCGATTCAGTGGCTGGTGCCCAGGCTCAGCCTGTTTAATGAACTACATCCGGACATTGATGTGCGAATAAAAGCACAGGATCTGGATGAAAACTCATTAACCGATGACGTGGACGTGGCCATTTATTATGGCCGGGGCAACTGGAGCGGCGTGCAAACCCATAAGCTGCACACCGAATACCTGGTGCCCATGTGTAGCCCTTTGCTGCTCAATGGCCCTAAGCCGCTGGATCAGCCCAGCGACCTCGCGAATCACACTCTGCTTCACGATACCACCCGACGCGCCTGGAAAGCCTGGCTGAAAACCGCCGGGGTGCGCAATGTGCCGGCTAACACCGGACCAATTTTCAGTCACTCGTCTATGGTGACTCAGGCAGCGGTGCATGGCCAGGGGATCGCGCTGGGCAATAGCGTGTTGGCCAAACCCGACCTGGATGCCGGCCGTTTGATCATTCCATTTAGCCACCACCTGGAAAGTAAAAATGCTTACTATCTGGTGTGTCGTGAATCTCAGGCTGAATTAGGTAAAATAGTGTCCTTCAAAAACTGGATGCTGGAAATGGTAGAGCAGGAACAACAATGACGCAGAGCGATGTAAAGATTGATATCGAGTGGCATCAGGCTGACGCACCTCAGGCGCAGCTGATCCTGGCCCATGGCGCAGGAGCGGGCCGTGACAGCGACTTTATGCAGGACATGGCAAACCGCCTGAGTGCTTTAGGAGTCACCGTCGGGTTGTTTGATTTTGGCTATATGCAGATGGCAAAGGCGCTGGATAAACGTCGCCCGCCGGAGCGAGCACCTAAATTGCTGGCCCATTATCGCGATGTGCTGAGCGCGCAGCTCGACGGCTTACCTGTGTTTATCGGTGGTAAGTCTATGGGCGGGCGGATGGCATCTATGCTGGTCTGTGAAGATGATATTCAGGTACAGGGCGTGTTTGCGCTGGGTTATCCGTTCCACCCACCGGGCAAGCCCGAGAAACTGCGTACCGAGCACTTTGCCGATATCCCTTGCCCGTTTGTGGTGCTGCAAGGAGAGCGTGATACGTTTGGTAATCAAGCCGAGGTCACGGCTTTAGCTGCACAAGCTGAAGAGCAGAGCTGGCCAGAGCTGGTATGGCTTAAAGATGGCGACCATTCATTGAAGCCGCGCAAAGCCAGCGGCCTGACAGAAGCGCAAAACCGCCAGCTGGCCGCTGAGGCCATTGCTGCTAAAATTGCGGAGATACTCAATGGCTAAGCTATTCTTACTGCTGGGCGGGGCATTTTGTATGCTGTCGGTCATGCTGGGGGCCTTTGCCGCTCATGGCCTGAAAAGCCGTTTGAGCGACTATGCCATTGGCATATTTAAAACCGGCGCTGAATATCAGATGACCCACGGTCTGGCCTTGCTGGCCGTGGCCTTGCTCCTGAAATGGGGCGTGAAAGTTCAGCTCTCGGGCTATTTATTTGCGACCGGGATTGTCCTGTTCAGTGGCAGCCTGTATTTGCTGGCGCTGACCGGTGCTAAGTGGTTGGGACCAATTACGCCACTGGGCGGACTGTGTTTTATTCTTGGCTGGGCCTGGCTGCTGTTTCAGGTTGCCCGCCAGCCCTTTTAATTGATTAGAGACTTTTTATCACTATGTCTAGTGTGGTTATTTATTGCCGAAGCGGCTTCGAAAGCGATGCGGCGGCTGAAATTACGCATCACGCCGCGTTACATCATGTCGCCGGTTACGTAAAAGCTAAGCCCAATACGGGCTATGTGACCTTTGAGTGCTTTGACCCGGCTCAGAGTGAGCAGCTACTCAAGCAGGTTGATTTTTCCAGCCTGGTGTTTGCCCGCCAGTGGT is a window of Pseudoalteromonas sp. R3 DNA encoding:
- a CDS encoding SirB2 family protein, translated to MDYMALKHTHVMFAVLSIILFYTRAVSRLASGKLAANKGVFIASHSVDTLLLISAVSLAVMASLNPAQQPWLMEKIVLVIAYIVLGFVVAKSTTKAKQVGALVLATLTLLAVGYLASAKNALIL
- a CDS encoding tetratricopeptide repeat protein, which translates into the protein MTDIWFDEHDASSEHFSTPALLRCIWAEPHWDAQADTSHTLCLLAELEQAVDDICHKNADKHTCVDALLDTFYTQWLFSGTDQKVPEHLLNNVCYALKMHSGTSMALALILVHLLERANLTASLAINQGDVQVHIALSDEEGYIIDPSSGHQAWYVIPENGDDKEQEPLELVFGEEAFKLYLAQQKWSFIAAEKFGHALSCVEMLMELLGDDPYERRDRGYLLNQLNCPKMAKDDLQFFVDECPDDPTIELIQNQIAELADHNNILH
- the kdsA gene encoding 3-deoxy-8-phosphooctulonate synthase, coding for MNTQIIKVADIEVANDKPFVLFGGMNVLESRDLAMRIAEHYVEVTSKLGIPYVFKASFDKANRSSINSYRGPGMEEGLKIFEEIKNTFNVPLITDVHEPHQAAPVAEVVDVIQLPAFLARQTDLVVAMAKTGNVINVKKPQFLAPHEMRHIIKKMSEAGNEQVILCERGTSFGYNNLVVDMLGMDDMKHMAPVIFDATHALQRPGGRSDSADGRRAQAAELARSGMALGLAGLFIEAHPNPNEAKCDGPCALPLAKLEGYLQQMKAVDDLVKSFAPLDTSAADL
- a CDS encoding transcriptional regulator GcvA, coding for MSRRLPPLNALKAFEAAARHLSFTKAAEELFVTQAAISHQIKILEEHLGVKLFLRKNRSLLLTEEGQGYFLDIKELFSQLIDATEKLLARGAKGSLTVSLTPSFAIQWLVPRLSLFNELHPDIDVRIKAQDLDENSLTDDVDVAIYYGRGNWSGVQTHKLHTEYLVPMCSPLLLNGPKPLDQPSDLANHTLLHDTTRRAWKAWLKTAGVRNVPANTGPIFSHSSMVTQAAVHGQGIALGNSVLAKPDLDAGRLIIPFSHHLESKNAYYLVCRESQAELGKIVSFKNWMLEMVEQEQQ
- a CDS encoding alpha/beta family hydrolase, which produces MTQSDVKIDIEWHQADAPQAQLILAHGAGAGRDSDFMQDMANRLSALGVTVGLFDFGYMQMAKALDKRRPPERAPKLLAHYRDVLSAQLDGLPVFIGGKSMGGRMASMLVCEDDIQVQGVFALGYPFHPPGKPEKLRTEHFADIPCPFVVLQGERDTFGNQAEVTALAAQAEEQSWPELVWLKDGDHSLKPRKASGLTEAQNRQLAAEAIAAKIAEILNG
- a CDS encoding DUF423 domain-containing protein, with the translated sequence MAKLFLLLGGAFCMLSVMLGAFAAHGLKSRLSDYAIGIFKTGAEYQMTHGLALLAVALLLKWGVKVQLSGYLFATGIVLFSGSLYLLALTGAKWLGPITPLGGLCFILGWAWLLFQVARQPF